One Luteolibacter rhizosphaerae DNA segment encodes these proteins:
- the glgP gene encoding alpha-glucan family phosphorylase, whose product MSGSFLPKPFSHSYEIDPKFSKSAVYFSCEFAIDQIFKIYSGGLGFLAGSHMRSAAAMKQNLCGIGMLWTYGYYDQARGEEREMAVQFRKKQYAFLQDTGIKFQVPVHGHPVWVKAMFLPGDVFGTVPMFFLTTDIDENDGLSRAITHRLYDNDPLRRIAQYIVLGAGGARLLEELGVDPEVWHLNEAHGLSAAFRVYEKHRSLDEVKKRFVFTTHTPEEAGNEKHDFKLLHDFSFFGSVPMDEVRKITGIEDDVFNHSLAALRVSHLSNAVSKLHGEVSRKMWESYPGICPITHVTNAQNGKFWKDRGLEGSRLEGDIATLASRKRELKSRLFQTVANQTGKLFNPDVLTIVWARRFAGYKRPDLITRDIRMFRSLVNNNDKPVQIIWAGKPFPFDFGAIETFNHLVQTTKDFPNVAVLVGYELELSRQLKYGADIWLNNPIVTREASGTSGMTAAMNAAINLSTYDGWVCEFSEDGHNSFIIPPADPSLDAIARDRHDLLGFYEAMEQKVLPLYYDSPDDWWKLVLTSMNEVVPFFDSDRMVTEYYEKIYA is encoded by the coding sequence ATGTCCGGATCTTTCCTACCCAAGCCGTTTTCCCACTCCTACGAGATCGACCCGAAGTTCTCGAAAAGCGCGGTGTATTTCTCGTGCGAGTTCGCGATCGACCAGATCTTCAAGATCTACTCCGGCGGTCTCGGCTTCCTGGCCGGGTCCCACATGCGCTCGGCTGCGGCGATGAAGCAGAACCTCTGCGGCATCGGCATGCTCTGGACCTACGGCTACTACGACCAGGCCCGCGGCGAGGAGCGCGAGATGGCGGTGCAGTTCCGCAAGAAGCAGTACGCTTTCCTCCAGGATACCGGAATCAAGTTCCAAGTGCCGGTGCACGGCCACCCGGTGTGGGTGAAGGCGATGTTCCTGCCGGGCGATGTCTTCGGCACGGTGCCGATGTTCTTCCTGACCACGGACATCGACGAGAACGACGGCCTGTCCCGCGCGATCACGCACCGCCTCTACGACAACGACCCACTGCGCCGGATCGCCCAATACATCGTGCTGGGTGCAGGTGGTGCCCGCCTGCTGGAAGAGCTGGGCGTGGACCCGGAGGTGTGGCATCTGAACGAGGCCCACGGCCTGTCCGCCGCCTTCCGTGTCTACGAGAAGCATCGTAGCTTGGACGAAGTGAAGAAGCGCTTCGTCTTCACCACGCACACGCCGGAGGAAGCGGGCAACGAGAAGCACGACTTCAAGCTGCTGCACGACTTCTCCTTCTTCGGCTCGGTGCCGATGGACGAGGTGCGGAAGATCACCGGCATCGAGGATGACGTGTTCAACCACTCGCTGGCGGCGCTGCGCGTGAGCCACCTGTCCAACGCGGTGTCCAAGCTGCACGGGGAGGTCTCCCGCAAGATGTGGGAGAGCTATCCGGGCATCTGCCCGATCACGCATGTGACGAACGCGCAGAACGGCAAGTTCTGGAAGGACCGGGGGCTGGAAGGCTCGCGGCTGGAGGGAGACATCGCCACGCTGGCCAGCCGCAAGCGCGAGCTGAAGTCCCGCCTCTTCCAGACGGTGGCGAACCAGACCGGCAAGCTTTTCAACCCGGACGTGCTGACGATCGTGTGGGCGCGCCGCTTCGCCGGCTACAAGCGGCCGGACCTGATCACGCGGGACATCCGCATGTTTCGCTCGCTGGTAAACAACAACGACAAGCCGGTGCAGATCATCTGGGCCGGCAAGCCCTTCCCCTTCGACTTCGGCGCGATCGAGACCTTCAACCACCTGGTGCAGACCACGAAGGACTTCCCGAACGTGGCGGTGCTGGTGGGCTACGAGCTGGAGCTTTCCCGCCAGCTCAAGTACGGCGCGGACATCTGGCTGAACAACCCGATCGTGACCCGCGAGGCCTCCGGCACTTCCGGCATGACGGCGGCGATGAATGCCGCGATCAATCTCTCCACCTACGACGGCTGGGTCTGCGAGTTCTCCGAGGACGGTCACAACAGCTTCATCATCCCGCCGGCGGATCCGAGCCTGGATGCCATCGCACGCGACCGCCACGACCTGCTCGGCTTCTACGAGGCGATGGAGCAGAAGGTGCTGCCGCTCTACTACGATAGCCCGGACGATTGGT
- the urtB gene encoding urea ABC transporter permease subunit UrtB — MRLASPGREGGLGRRVRWVLLWTLGLLGALAAQEGSSKSAQGIIAEAAVGSMDADKQKSLVESLVDANPDEVVLWLTKWKEGEIYLYQDAAGTDLAVTLEGAPDGEEKYALSALATGKPVTAEGGAAIRATKDELYMADTDSSLRRVMKGVTDRIALSSPDPVKRLRAIQDTGLEQDPAKLPLLEQSATVETSGKIKDALAEAMALIKLRSEDLAMREAAVKELGDMGSIASQEAIKTVKGEAEKSGQVSLVGACDTALKDISSHISRVNTVGTMFRGLSKGSILLIAAIGLAITFGLMGVINMAHGELIVVGAYTTYLIQNLFAAGIRMSPFGLTINIPGMNLTGSSLGLYFLVAIPASFLVAAGVGLLLERGIIRFLYKRPLESLLATWGVSMVIQQLFRLVFGASNVQVDSPAYLSGNWTVNDVVFGWNRVFVIAFAALIIFLTWAVLTKTSLGLLIRAVMQNRGMAACMGVRTERVNMMTFAFGSGLAGLAGAFLSQIGNVGPNLGQDYIVDSFMTVVVGGVGNIMGTVISALGIGMADQTLQQTLGDPVTGKILVLGAIILFLQWKPSGLFATRSRSLD; from the coding sequence ATGAGACTCGCGTCGCCAGGCAGGGAGGGTGGATTGGGCCGCAGGGTCCGGTGGGTGCTGTTGTGGACACTCGGTCTGCTCGGTGCGCTTGCCGCGCAAGAAGGCAGCTCCAAATCCGCTCAGGGAATCATCGCCGAAGCCGCCGTGGGCTCGATGGATGCGGACAAACAGAAGTCGCTCGTCGAGTCGCTCGTGGATGCAAATCCGGACGAGGTGGTCCTCTGGCTCACGAAGTGGAAGGAGGGAGAGATCTACCTCTATCAGGATGCCGCGGGCACTGACCTGGCGGTCACGCTGGAAGGCGCGCCGGATGGCGAGGAGAAGTATGCCCTCAGTGCCCTCGCCACGGGCAAGCCGGTAACCGCGGAGGGTGGCGCTGCCATTCGCGCCACTAAGGATGAACTCTATATGGCGGATACGGATTCCTCGCTCCGCCGCGTGATGAAGGGCGTCACCGACCGCATCGCGCTCTCCTCCCCGGATCCCGTCAAGCGCCTGCGCGCCATTCAGGATACCGGGCTGGAACAGGATCCCGCCAAGCTGCCGCTGCTGGAGCAAAGCGCCACCGTGGAAACTTCCGGCAAGATCAAGGATGCGCTCGCCGAGGCGATGGCCCTGATCAAGCTCCGCTCCGAGGATCTCGCCATGCGGGAAGCCGCCGTGAAGGAGCTCGGGGACATGGGCTCCATCGCCTCTCAGGAAGCGATCAAGACCGTAAAGGGGGAGGCGGAGAAGAGCGGCCAGGTCAGCCTCGTCGGTGCCTGCGATACCGCCCTGAAGGACATCTCCAGCCACATCTCCCGGGTCAATACAGTCGGCACCATGTTCCGTGGCTTGTCGAAGGGCAGCATCCTCCTGATCGCGGCCATCGGCCTCGCCATCACCTTCGGCCTCATGGGCGTGATCAACATGGCCCACGGCGAACTGATCGTGGTCGGTGCCTACACCACTTACCTGATCCAGAATCTCTTCGCCGCCGGCATCCGCATGTCGCCCTTCGGCCTCACGATCAACATCCCCGGGATGAATCTCACGGGATCCAGCCTCGGGCTCTATTTCCTCGTGGCCATTCCTGCCAGCTTCCTCGTTGCAGCCGGGGTCGGCCTGTTGCTGGAGCGGGGGATCATCCGCTTCCTCTACAAGCGCCCGCTGGAATCGCTGCTCGCCACCTGGGGTGTTTCGATGGTCATCCAGCAGCTCTTCCGCCTCGTGTTCGGCGCGAGCAATGTGCAGGTGGACAGCCCCGCCTATCTCTCCGGAAACTGGACCGTGAACGATGTCGTCTTCGGCTGGAACCGGGTCTTCGTCATCGCCTTCGCCGCGCTAATCATTTTCCTGACTTGGGCCGTCCTTACGAAGACATCGCTCGGCCTGCTGATCCGCGCCGTGATGCAGAATCGCGGCATGGCGGCCTGTATGGGCGTCCGCACCGAGCGGGTGAACATGATGACCTTCGCCTTCGGCAGCGGCCTCGCCGGTCTTGCCGGTGCCTTCCTCTCCCAGATCGGGAATGTGGGGCCGAATCTCGGCCAAGACTACATCGTGGATTCCTTCATGACCGTCGTGGTCGGCGGCGTGGGGAACATCATGGGAACCGTCATCAGTGCGCTTGGCATCGGCATGGCGGACCAGACTCTCCAGCAGACTTTGGGCGATCCCGTCACGGGTAAGATCCTCGTGCTCGGTGCCATCATCCTCTTCCTCCAGTGGAAGCCCTCGGGCCTCTTCGCCACCCGCTCCCGTAGCCTCGACTGA
- the urtC gene encoding urea ABC transporter permease subunit UrtC → MNTALTGKVPYLVFAAVALILVVVMPALNAGGLVSDFTLNTWGKYLCYALLAIAVDLLWGYTGLLCLGQALFFSLGGYMLGMHLMLMIGPDAVYKSALPDFMDFMGRKELPGFWQPFHSFSFATLMIFVVPGLLAGIFGFLAFRSRIKGVYFSILTQALTYGAALMFFRNELYMGGNNGFTDFRTILGADLRTPEAKRMLYIASAITLVLVFLACTWLTRSRFGLIQRAIRDSENRVLFSGYAAANFKLFVFVISAMIAAVGGALYVPQVGIINPSEMLTEKSLEAVVWVALGGRGTLYGPIIGAIAVNAFKSWASNKFPDLWPLILGGSFVLVVLFMPKGIVGLPGQIRELIARRESRRLAAAEDELLTSAAKSK, encoded by the coding sequence ATGAATACCGCGCTTACCGGAAAGGTTCCCTACCTCGTGTTCGCCGCCGTGGCGCTCATCCTGGTGGTCGTCATGCCCGCCCTGAATGCCGGAGGGCTGGTATCGGACTTCACTCTCAACACTTGGGGCAAGTACCTGTGCTACGCCCTGCTCGCCATCGCGGTGGATCTGCTCTGGGGCTACACCGGCCTCCTCTGTCTCGGCCAAGCGCTGTTCTTCAGTCTGGGCGGTTACATGCTCGGCATGCACCTGATGCTCATGATCGGTCCGGATGCGGTCTATAAGAGCGCGCTGCCGGACTTCATGGACTTCATGGGCCGCAAGGAACTGCCTGGATTCTGGCAGCCCTTCCACTCCTTCTCCTTCGCCACGCTGATGATCTTCGTGGTACCGGGTCTGCTTGCCGGGATCTTCGGCTTCCTTGCGTTCCGCTCGCGGATCAAGGGCGTCTACTTCTCCATCCTCACGCAGGCGCTGACCTATGGCGCGGCACTGATGTTCTTCCGCAATGAACTCTACATGGGCGGGAACAACGGCTTCACCGACTTCCGCACCATCCTCGGCGCGGATCTCCGCACGCCCGAAGCCAAGCGCATGCTCTATATCGCCTCGGCAATCACTCTTGTCCTCGTCTTCCTCGCCTGCACTTGGCTGACGAGAAGCCGCTTTGGCCTGATCCAGCGGGCGATCCGGGATAGCGAGAACCGGGTGCTCTTCTCCGGCTACGCCGCCGCGAACTTCAAGCTCTTCGTCTTCGTCATCTCCGCGATGATCGCCGCGGTCGGTGGTGCGCTCTACGTCCCGCAGGTCGGCATCATCAATCCCAGCGAGATGCTCACCGAGAAGTCGCTGGAAGCCGTCGTGTGGGTGGCCTTGGGTGGGCGCGGCACACTTTACGGGCCCATCATCGGGGCCATCGCGGTGAATGCCTTCAAGAGCTGGGCCAGCAACAAGTTCCCCGATCTCTGGCCTTTGATCCTCGGCGGTTCCTTCGTTCTCGTCGTGCTCTTCATGCCGAAGGGCATCGTCGGCCTGCCCGGCCAGATCCGCGAACTGATCGCCCGCCGCGAAAGCCGCCGCCTCGCCGCGGCGGAAGACGAACTCCTTACCTCTGCCGCGAAAAGCAAATGA
- the urtD gene encoding urea ABC transporter ATP-binding protein UrtD, translated as MSMQPYLLAAEGLNKSFSGFQAIRDLNFALQKGELRTVIGPNGAGKTTFLDLITGRTKPDNGTLHFEQTHDLLRMNEYQIYRLGIGRKFQTPTVYTDHTVKENLMLSLAGSRGIWHSLFGRVTPEQEHRMEEILHTIKLTERAYVKAGSLAHGQKQWLEIGMLLAQDAKLLLVDEPAAGMTDEETYRTGELLLSLAGKHTIVVIEHDMTFVRQISQGRTVTVLHQGNVLCEGAVDKVQNDERVIEVYLGRKKKAA; from the coding sequence ATGAGCATGCAGCCCTATCTCCTGGCCGCGGAGGGACTGAACAAGTCCTTCTCCGGATTCCAGGCTATCCGCGATCTGAACTTCGCTTTGCAGAAGGGCGAGCTCCGCACGGTCATCGGGCCGAACGGTGCGGGGAAAACGACTTTCCTCGACCTCATTACCGGCCGCACCAAGCCGGACAATGGCACGCTTCACTTCGAGCAGACGCACGATCTGCTGCGGATGAACGAGTATCAGATCTACCGCCTCGGCATAGGGCGCAAATTCCAAACGCCCACGGTCTACACCGACCACACGGTGAAGGAGAACCTGATGCTCTCGCTCGCCGGCTCGCGCGGCATCTGGCACTCGCTCTTCGGGCGCGTGACCCCGGAGCAGGAGCATCGCATGGAGGAGATCTTGCACACCATCAAGCTCACCGAGCGTGCTTATGTGAAGGCCGGTTCGCTCGCTCACGGCCAGAAGCAGTGGCTGGAAATTGGCATGCTGCTCGCGCAGGATGCCAAGCTCCTGCTCGTCGATGAACCCGCCGCCGGCATGACCGATGAGGAGACCTATCGCACCGGCGAGTTGCTGCTCTCCCTCGCGGGCAAGCACACCATCGTCGTCATCGAGCATGACATGACCTTCGTCCGCCAGATCTCGCAAGGCCGGACCGTCACCGTGCTGCACCAAGGCAATGTCCTCTGCGAAGGCGCGGTGGACAAAGTGCAGAACGATGAGCGCGTCATCGAAGTTTACCTCGGTCGCAAGAAGAAAGCCGCATGA
- the urtE gene encoding urea ABC transporter ATP-binding subunit UrtE — MSAVATEAPTLTVRDVSVSIGGSRILRGVNLDIRPKTVFCLMGRNGVGKTTTLKAITGLMDANAGHVNLLGTEISRMSPEKRALKGIGFVPQGREIFPQLTVEENLYVGTIARGRKPKKEELDRVFTLFPIIKEFLPRKGGMLSGGQQQQLAIGRALLTRPKLLILDEPTEGIQPNIIDQIGDAIKMLRDEGEMAILLVEQYLDFCKELGDDFAILERGRVAADGPMSGLSEELIKEFLTV; from the coding sequence ATGAGTGCCGTAGCCACCGAAGCCCCGACCCTGACCGTCCGCGATGTCTCCGTCTCCATCGGCGGCAGCCGCATCCTGCGCGGCGTGAATCTGGACATCCGCCCGAAGACCGTCTTCTGCCTCATGGGCCGGAATGGCGTGGGCAAGACCACCACGCTCAAGGCGATCACCGGCCTGATGGATGCGAATGCCGGTCACGTCAATCTGCTAGGCACGGAGATCTCCCGCATGAGCCCGGAGAAGCGCGCGCTGAAGGGCATCGGCTTTGTTCCGCAGGGCCGCGAGATCTTTCCGCAGCTCACCGTGGAGGAGAACCTTTACGTCGGTACCATCGCCCGCGGCCGCAAGCCGAAGAAGGAGGAGCTGGACCGGGTTTTCACGCTTTTCCCCATCATCAAGGAATTCCTGCCGCGGAAGGGCGGCATGCTTTCCGGTGGCCAACAGCAGCAGCTTGCCATTGGCCGCGCCCTGCTCACCCGCCCGAAGCTCCTGATCCTCGACGAACCCACGGAAGGCATCCAGCCGAACATCATCGACCAGATCGGGGATGCCATCAAGATGCTTCGCGACGAAGGCGAGATGGCGATTCTACTGGTCGAGCAGTACTTGGATTTCTGCAAGGAACTCGGCGACGACTTCGCCATCCTCGAGCGCGGTCGCGTCGCTGCCGATGGCCCGATGTCCGGCCTTTCCGAAGAGCTCATCAAGGAATTCCTCACTGTCTGA
- a CDS encoding urease subunit gamma, translating into MHLSPREQEKLLVVVAADLARRRRDRGVKLNYPETVALITAEIFEGARDGKSVAELMSYGTTLVTRDQVMEGVAEMIHDIQVEATFPDGTKLVTVHHPVR; encoded by the coding sequence ATGCACCTTTCCCCGCGCGAACAGGAGAAGCTGCTCGTCGTCGTCGCCGCCGATCTCGCCCGCCGCCGCCGTGATCGCGGCGTGAAGCTGAATTATCCGGAAACCGTCGCCCTTATCACCGCCGAGATCTTCGAGGGCGCCCGCGATGGCAAGTCGGTGGCCGAACTCATGAGCTACGGCACCACCCTCGTCACCCGGGATCAGGTCATGGAAGGCGTGGCCGAGATGATCCACGACATCCAGGTGGAAGCCACCTTCCCCGATGGCACCAAGCTCGTCACCGTCCACCATCCCGTTAGATAA
- a CDS encoding urease subunit beta, translating into MIPGEIITPAGAPDIELNVGLAKLKLAVSNKGDRPVQVGSHFHFAEVNSELDFDRSAARGYRLDIPAGTAVRFEPGDTREVPLVAFAGKREIYGLNNRVDGPLDA; encoded by the coding sequence ATGATCCCCGGTGAAATCATCACGCCTGCCGGCGCGCCGGACATCGAGCTGAATGTCGGCTTGGCCAAACTGAAGCTCGCCGTCTCTAACAAGGGCGACCGGCCCGTGCAGGTCGGTAGCCACTTCCACTTTGCGGAGGTGAACAGCGAGCTCGATTTCGATCGCTCTGCCGCCCGTGGCTATCGTCTCGACATTCCCGCCGGCACCGCCGTCCGCTTCGAGCCTGGCGATACCCGCGAGGTTCCTCTCGTCGCTTTCGCCGGCAAGCGCGAGATCTACGGGCTGAACAACAGGGTGGATGGACCCTTGGATGCCTGA
- the ureC gene encoding urease subunit alpha, producing MTQTRANYAGTFGPTVGDRVRLADTELFIEVERDLIAENGGYGNEVKFGGGKVIRDGMAQSPLACDADCPDLVITNALILDAAQGVIKADIGIKHGCIVGIGHAGNPLLQDGITMVIGAATEIIAGEGCIITAGGIDTHIHFICPQQIEHAIASGTTTLIGGGTGPAHGTYATTCTPGKWNIRRMLEAAEAFPVNLGFLGKGNCSSPEPLREQVLAGAIGLKLHEDWGTTPAAIDTCLTVADELDVQVAIHTDTLNEAGFVESTLAAFKGRTIHTYHSEGAGGGHAPDIIRVCGEANVLPSSTNPTRPFTVNTIDEHLDMLMVCHHLDSRIPEDVAFAESRIRPETIAAEDLLHDLGAISMMSSDSQAMGRIGEVITRTWQTAHKMKVQFGKLEGESHPAADNFRALRYVAKYTICPALTHGIGHVVGSIEVGKLADLVIWKPAFFGVKPETVLKGGLIAWANMGDPNASIPTPQPMMYRPQFGAFGKAVHATSITFVSASSLESGSLDDLGLQKQLVAVKGCRSVSKKDLPFNDALPKITVDPETYTVTADGKELRCEPLAVLPMAQRYFLF from the coding sequence ATGACCCAAACCCGCGCCAACTACGCCGGCACTTTCGGCCCCACGGTCGGCGACCGTGTCCGCCTCGCCGATACCGAGCTCTTCATCGAGGTTGAACGCGACCTCATCGCGGAGAACGGTGGCTATGGGAATGAAGTGAAGTTCGGCGGCGGCAAGGTCATCCGCGATGGAATGGCCCAGTCGCCCTTGGCCTGCGATGCCGATTGCCCTGACCTCGTTATCACCAATGCGCTGATCCTCGATGCCGCGCAAGGCGTGATCAAGGCGGATATCGGCATCAAGCACGGCTGCATTGTCGGCATCGGTCACGCAGGGAATCCGCTGCTGCAGGATGGCATCACCATGGTCATCGGCGCGGCCACCGAGATCATCGCCGGTGAAGGCTGCATCATCACCGCCGGTGGCATCGACACCCACATCCACTTTATCTGCCCGCAGCAGATCGAGCATGCCATCGCCAGCGGCACCACCACCCTCATCGGCGGTGGCACCGGCCCTGCCCACGGCACCTACGCCACCACTTGCACGCCGGGGAAGTGGAACATCCGCCGCATGCTCGAAGCTGCCGAGGCCTTTCCGGTCAATCTGGGCTTCCTCGGCAAGGGCAACTGCTCCTCGCCCGAACCGCTGCGCGAACAGGTGCTCGCCGGAGCCATCGGCCTCAAGCTCCACGAGGACTGGGGCACCACGCCTGCTGCCATCGACACCTGCCTCACCGTGGCGGATGAACTCGATGTCCAGGTCGCCATCCACACCGACACGCTGAACGAAGCCGGTTTCGTCGAGAGCACCCTCGCCGCCTTCAAGGGCCGCACCATTCACACCTACCATTCGGAAGGCGCGGGCGGCGGTCATGCGCCGGACATCATCCGCGTCTGCGGCGAGGCGAATGTCCTCCCGTCTTCCACCAATCCGACGCGACCTTTCACGGTGAACACGATCGACGAGCATCTCGACATGCTCATGGTCTGCCATCACCTCGACTCCCGCATCCCGGAAGACGTCGCCTTCGCTGAAAGCCGCATCCGCCCGGAGACCATCGCCGCGGAGGATCTGCTGCACGATCTCGGTGCCATCTCGATGATGTCGTCGGATTCGCAAGCGATGGGCCGCATCGGCGAGGTGATCACCCGCACCTGGCAGACCGCTCACAAGATGAAGGTGCAGTTCGGCAAGCTGGAGGGTGAGAGCCACCCCGCCGCCGATAACTTCCGCGCCCTGCGCTACGTCGCGAAATATACCATCTGTCCCGCGCTTACCCACGGCATCGGCCACGTCGTCGGCAGCATCGAGGTCGGCAAGCTCGCGGACCTCGTCATCTGGAAGCCCGCCTTCTTCGGCGTGAAGCCGGAGACCGTCTTGAAGGGCGGACTCATCGCATGGGCGAACATGGGGGACCCGAATGCGTCCATCCCCACCCCGCAGCCGATGATGTATCGCCCGCAATTCGGGGCTTTCGGCAAGGCCGTGCACGCTACCTCCATCACCTTCGTCAGCGCCTCCTCTCTTGAGTCGGGCTCGCTCGACGACCTCGGCCTGCAGAAGCAACTCGTGGCCGTGAAAGGCTGCCGCAGTGTCAGCAAGAAGGACCTGCCCTTTAATGACGCCTTGCCCAAGATCACCGTGGACCCCGAGACCTACACCGTCACCGCCGACGGCAAGGAACTCCGCTGCGAACCCTTGGCGGTCCTGCCGATGGCCCAGCGCTATTTCCTGTTCTGA
- a CDS encoding antitoxin VapB family protein has protein sequence MKTITLDEVAYERLKAWKKGPKDSFSNVVKRLVPEAGTLGSFLQFSQANRTDQLKGNDILEKSVNERSSVKSDPWS, from the coding sequence ATGAAGACGATCACCTTGGATGAGGTCGCCTATGAGCGGTTGAAGGCTTGGAAAAAGGGCCCGAAGGACTCTTTTTCCAATGTTGTCAAAAGGCTGGTTCCCGAGGCCGGCACGCTGGGATCATTCCTCCAATTTTCCCAAGCAAACCGGACGGATCAACTCAAAGGCAACGACATCCTTGAGAAATCGGTCAACGAACGTTCATCGGTGAAAAGCGATCCATGGAGCTGA
- a CDS encoding type II toxin-antitoxin system VapC family toxin — translation MELIADTTFLVGLWRRQAWATKFAGENASTAIAIPWGVLGEFWHGTLRAGHDFDVVKRFLALGIPMNDADQVVPVYARICSELQDRGDYRKIGQNDLWIAASAVALGKPLVTRNRRHFESIRELQLVIVG, via the coding sequence ATGGAGCTGATCGCGGATACAACCTTTCTTGTTGGTCTATGGAGGCGACAGGCCTGGGCTACCAAGTTTGCCGGAGAGAATGCTTCGACAGCTATCGCCATTCCTTGGGGGGTTCTTGGTGAGTTTTGGCATGGCACCTTGAGGGCTGGCCACGACTTCGATGTCGTAAAGCGTTTCCTAGCCTTGGGGATACCGATGAACGACGCTGATCAAGTAGTGCCGGTGTACGCCCGGATCTGTTCAGAACTCCAAGACCGAGGCGACTATCGGAAGATCGGCCAGAACGATCTTTGGATTGCAGCGTCCGCGGTTGCTCTTGGAAAGCCCTTGGTGACTCGAAACAGGAGACACTTCGAATCAATCAGAGAGCTTCAACTCGTGATTGTCGGCTAA
- a CDS encoding urease accessory protein UreE: MHLIQRSLSPSSALTAADQITLHAERRQFLKRRWRGIADDGTEFGFDLDSRLTDGCVIFQQDGKDYIVRQVPELVYEVIYQSPAHAALVAWRVGNLHLPAQILADRIHVLHDEAMNQLLASEGWDFSEPEVLFQPLKAIAHAV, translated from the coding sequence ATGCACCTCATCCAGCGCTCCCTTTCTCCTTCTTCAGCCCTTACCGCTGCAGACCAGATCACTCTCCATGCGGAGCGCCGCCAGTTCCTCAAGCGTCGCTGGCGCGGCATCGCGGATGACGGCACCGAGTTCGGTTTCGACCTCGATTCCCGCCTGACCGATGGCTGCGTGATCTTCCAGCAGGACGGCAAGGACTACATCGTCCGCCAGGTGCCGGAGTTGGTGTATGAGGTCATCTACCAGTCTCCCGCGCACGCCGCGCTCGTGGCATGGCGGGTCGGCAATCTCCACCTCCCCGCCCAGATCCTCGCGGACCGCATCCACGTGCTGCACGATGAGGCGATGAACCAACTCCTCGCTAGCGAAGGCTGGGACTTCAGTGAGCCGGAAGTGCTCTTCCAACCTCTCAAGGCCATTGCCCATGCCGTCTGA
- a CDS encoding urease accessory protein UreF codes for MPSDPWLWLMQANDSQYPSGAYAHSYGLEELVEAGVFTNAEGLERFLETQILPALLTFDLPYFVQAHAAANASDTARLLELDAELDAWRLPAETRDASRRIGSRRLELLRQLAPSDLVEAHAAACPFSHHLVVTAIELAAIPIAQAARAFAFQTITGFATASMKLMRLGQSACQSIVRRMLDLLGSDIDAALSRPPDGWFNPLLEIASLRHARADARLFIS; via the coding sequence ATGCCGTCTGACCCGTGGCTCTGGCTGATGCAGGCGAACGACTCCCAGTATCCCTCGGGAGCCTACGCGCATTCCTATGGCTTGGAGGAACTCGTCGAGGCCGGTGTCTTCACCAATGCAGAGGGGTTGGAGCGTTTCCTGGAAACCCAGATCCTGCCCGCCCTCCTCACCTTCGATCTGCCCTACTTCGTCCAAGCCCACGCCGCCGCAAACGCATCCGACACTGCCCGCCTGCTGGAGCTGGATGCCGAGCTCGACGCCTGGCGCCTGCCTGCCGAAACCCGGGATGCCTCCCGCCGCATCGGCTCGCGTCGTCTCGAACTGCTTCGTCAGCTTGCGCCCTCCGATCTCGTCGAGGCGCATGCCGCCGCCTGCCCCTTCAGCCATCATCTCGTCGTCACGGCCATCGAGCTTGCGGCCATCCCCATCGCCCAAGCGGCCCGCGCCTTCGCCTTCCAGACCATCACCGGTTTCGCCACTGCGTCCATGAAGCTCATGCGCCTCGGCCAGAGTGCCTGCCAGAGCATCGTTCGCCGCATGCTCGACCTGCTTGGCAGCGACATCGATGCCGCCCTTTCCCGTCCGCCCGACGGCTGGTTCAATCCTCTGTTAGAAATCGCCTCACTCCGCCATGCCCGCGCCGATGCCCGACTCTTCATCTCCTGA